In a genomic window of Weissella tructae:
- a CDS encoding MurR/RpiR family transcriptional regulator, whose product MPQSAYARIKSMQQQLSGSDQKIANYILDDATDKQALTIQGLANAVNVSTATVSRFVKRIGFSSYREFSLSLAVPSQRSNTFFGEIEPQDNTEQIAQKVFNGAKNAIDATYEMIAAKDWQCAAEWLINARRVGLFGIGGSSIVALNGYHKLLRTPLDVEQHPDYDVQLMQSVRMRHDDVAIVISHSGRNKDTLKITRQLKANNVKVIAITAFPNSGLAQLADLVLASSAEEVNMRSESMSSLVAQITIMDSLFTLVGVKLAEDTQGIVDQMRTAIDSTRE is encoded by the coding sequence ATGCCACAATCAGCATATGCACGTATCAAATCCATGCAACAACAATTGAGCGGATCTGATCAAAAAATTGCCAATTATATTTTAGATGACGCAACTGATAAGCAAGCGTTAACTATCCAAGGATTAGCTAACGCAGTTAACGTGTCGACGGCCACTGTCTCACGTTTCGTAAAACGTATTGGCTTTAGTTCTTACCGTGAATTCTCATTAAGTTTGGCTGTTCCTAGCCAACGCTCAAATACTTTCTTCGGTGAAATTGAACCACAAGATAATACAGAACAAATCGCACAAAAAGTTTTTAATGGGGCTAAAAATGCCATTGATGCAACCTATGAAATGATTGCGGCTAAGGATTGGCAATGCGCCGCCGAATGGTTAATTAACGCGCGTCGCGTTGGTCTATTTGGAATTGGTGGTTCATCTATTGTCGCGTTGAACGGTTATCACAAATTATTACGTACCCCACTAGACGTTGAACAACACCCCGACTATGATGTGCAATTAATGCAATCCGTTCGTATGCGCCACGATGATGTTGCTATTGTGATTTCACACTCAGGGCGTAATAAAGATACATTAAAAATTACCCGTCAATTAAAAGCAAATAATGTTAAAGTCATCGCTATTACGGCCTTCCCTAATTCAGGCTTGGCACAATTAGCCGATCTAGTACTTGCTAGCTCTGCTGAAGAAGTGAACATGCGTAGCGAATCAATGTCTTCATTAGTTGCTCAAATTACGATTATGGACAGTTTGTTTACCCTTGTTGGGGTTAAGCTGGCCGAAGATACGCAAGGCATCGTTGATCAAATGCGTACAGCGATTGATAGTACACGTGAGTAA
- the gnd gene encoding phosphogluconate dehydrogenase (NAD(+)-dependent, decarboxylating), producing the protein MKFAMIGLGKMGLNLVKNAVDNGNEVVVFDLNKDFVAEAAAYSDAVTPADSIDDMLAKLPTPKIAWVMVPAGVPTNSTIDTLIEKMDEGDFIIDGGNSNYKDNLEQNKRTTAAGIKFFDAGTSGGMSGARNGGNFMIGGDDEAAWKVLEPLFKGIALEDGYLYTGRLGSGHYLKMVHNGIEYGMMQAIAEGFEILEASQFDYDYEAVAKLWNHGSVVRSWLMELAEEQFAKDPKLSAISGRMHSSGEGKWTVEESLDLDVPAPVIALSLMMRYRSLQEDTFTGKVVSALRNGFGGHAMDSAK; encoded by the coding sequence ATGAAGTTCGCAATGATCGGTCTTGGAAAGATGGGATTGAACCTAGTTAAGAACGCTGTTGATAACGGCAACGAAGTTGTTGTATTCGACTTGAACAAGGATTTTGTTGCAGAAGCAGCTGCATACTCAGACGCAGTTACACCTGCTGACTCAATCGACGATATGTTGGCAAAGTTGCCTACTCCTAAGATTGCTTGGGTAATGGTTCCTGCCGGAGTTCCTACTAACTCAACTATCGACACTTTGATCGAAAAGATGGATGAAGGAGACTTCATCATCGACGGTGGAAACTCAAACTACAAGGACAACTTGGAACAAAACAAGCGCACAACTGCTGCTGGAATCAAGTTCTTCGATGCTGGTACTTCAGGTGGTATGAGTGGAGCACGTAACGGTGGAAACTTCATGATCGGTGGAGATGACGAAGCTGCATGGAAGGTTCTAGAACCTTTGTTCAAGGGAATCGCTTTGGAAGATGGTTACCTATACACAGGACGTTTGGGATCAGGTCACTACTTGAAGATGGTCCACAACGGAATCGAATACGGAATGATGCAAGCCATCGCCGAAGGATTCGAAATCTTGGAAGCTTCACAATTCGACTACGACTACGAAGCCGTAGCTAAGTTGTGGAACCACGGATCAGTTGTTCGTTCATGGTTGATGGAATTGGCCGAAGAACAATTCGCCAAGGACCCTAAGCTATCAGCTATCTCAGGACGTATGCACTCATCTGGTGAAGGTAAGTGGACTGTTGAAGAATCATTGGACTTGGATGTTCCAGCTCCAGTTATCGCTTTGTCATTGATGATGCGTTACCGTTCATTGCAAGAAGACACTTTCACTGGTAAGGTTGTCTCAGCTTTGCGTAACGGATTCGGTGGACACGCCATGGATTCAGCTAAGTAA
- a CDS encoding GNAT family N-acetyltransferase produces the protein MQNEPGEMMITLVDWSDEQQRERVLALWLQTNTVTHDFIPSEYWQKMYPMVSDLMADATIYVYWQDNQIIGFIGLMETYIAGIFVDSKHQNQGVGYQLIQYVQNKTAVLDLSVYALNEPAWRFYERQGFKIVSENLDDAVGEIEYQMHWAR, from the coding sequence ATGCAGAATGAACCGGGAGAAATGATGATTACTTTAGTGGATTGGTCTGATGAACAACAACGTGAACGTGTGTTGGCGTTATGGTTACAAACAAATACAGTCACGCATGACTTTATTCCATCAGAGTATTGGCAAAAAATGTATCCGATGGTTTCAGACCTTATGGCTGATGCAACGATTTACGTTTACTGGCAAGATAATCAAATTATTGGCTTCATTGGTTTGATGGAGACCTATATAGCAGGAATTTTTGTAGATAGTAAACATCAAAATCAAGGTGTGGGGTATCAATTGATACAATATGTGCAAAATAAGACAGCTGTTTTAGATCTATCAGTATATGCGTTAAATGAACCAGCATGGCGTTTTTATGAACGACAAGGGTTTAAGATTGTGTCTGAAAATCTGGATGATGCAGTTGGCGAAATCGAGTATCAAATGCATTGGGCACGATAA
- a CDS encoding FGGY family carbohydrate kinase, giving the protein MTNTLTVHVTMNQITATWQGAHVAMELPLQVTAETLVKTLTDTMVSVLAGDTPDNIDINNAIEGLVALNENSESVAPILIADKNDQHFIEALTMNGIGGQLARKNAHDLTTTMPVVQILRLKNNAAEVYATATMYRPLTAYLRTVLTGHNILTEQEASMTGMFDQASHQWDTQALALTGLTAIQLPEVGDVVDYAVIAQALTAEMAAVPSVKVH; this is encoded by the coding sequence ATGACAAACACATTAACTGTTCATGTAACAATGAATCAAATTACTGCAACATGGCAAGGTGCGCATGTTGCCATGGAATTACCGCTGCAAGTTACAGCGGAAACGCTGGTTAAGACACTGACAGATACGATGGTTAGTGTTTTGGCAGGTGATACACCAGACAACATTGATATTAACAATGCCATTGAAGGACTTGTGGCACTAAATGAAAATTCTGAAAGTGTTGCACCGATTCTGATTGCAGACAAAAATGATCAACATTTTATAGAAGCGTTGACGATGAATGGTATTGGTGGTCAATTAGCCCGTAAGAATGCTCATGATTTGACGACGACTATGCCGGTTGTTCAAATCCTACGTTTAAAGAACAATGCTGCTGAAGTCTATGCCACAGCAACAATGTATCGCCCATTAACTGCATATCTTCGCACTGTTTTGACAGGCCACAATATTTTGACAGAACAAGAAGCAAGTATGACCGGGATGTTTGATCAAGCGTCTCATCAATGGGATACGCAAGCATTAGCGTTAACTGGTCTAACCGCAATTCAACTACCAGAAGTTGGGGATGTTGTTGATTATGCTGTCATAGCACAAGCATTAACAGCGGAAATGGCTGCTGTTCCAAGCGTAAAAGTCCACTAG
- a CDS encoding NAD(P)H-binding protein — protein MKLAIIGATGMTGKAVYAQAKEQGFDVTGIVRNESKGRDVLGADAQLLVSDVFDLTTEDLTQFDVVVDAFANHEKSYLNLDALTHLIHALREQTTRLMVVLGAGPLLDESGTYHYEFLKTLPGAEAWVDEPKYGVTALQVLQSTTNVNWTAISAQDGYVDGPATEYKMGKDHVMLAEDGESHVTSGNLAKALVAEVVTPQFKQDRFTVSDI, from the coding sequence ATGAAATTAGCAATTATTGGTGCAACAGGAATGACAGGTAAGGCAGTTTACGCACAAGCCAAAGAACAAGGTTTTGATGTAACAGGAATCGTACGTAATGAAAGTAAGGGACGCGATGTACTTGGTGCAGACGCGCAATTGCTTGTCAGTGATGTATTTGATTTGACAACAGAAGATTTAACACAATTTGACGTTGTTGTTGACGCCTTTGCCAACCACGAAAAGTCATATTTGAACTTGGATGCTTTGACACATTTGATTCATGCCCTACGTGAACAAACAACACGTTTGATGGTTGTTTTGGGTGCCGGACCATTGTTGGATGAATCTGGAACTTATCACTATGAATTCTTGAAGACATTGCCAGGTGCAGAAGCATGGGTTGATGAACCAAAGTATGGTGTGACTGCCTTGCAAGTTTTGCAAAGCACAACCAACGTGAACTGGACAGCGATTTCAGCACAAGATGGTTACGTGGATGGTCCAGCAACTGAATACAAGATGGGTAAGGATCATGTTATGTTGGCTGAAGATGGAGAATCTCACGTCACATCAGGAAACTTAGCTAAGGCATTAGTTGCGGAAGTTGTAACACCACAATTCAAGCAAGACCGATTCACTGTGTCTGATATCTAG
- the tyrS gene encoding tyrosine--tRNA ligase, whose protein sequence is MTENILQELAWRGAINQQTDEQGLLAEMEKGQIGVYVGIDPTGSSMHIGHLIPFMMLKRFQKAGQRPVIVVGGATGSIGDPSGKKSERAMISEEDVTYNVAKIREQMTKLFGKDGFAIVNNRDWLGELTLIDFLRDYGKMFSINTMLAKDIVASRLETGISFTEFTYQIMQAIDFHELWTRENVRLQLGGSDQWGNITGGIDLIHKLEGSDAPAFGLTVPLLLKSDGTKFGKSEGGAIWLDPEKTTPYEFFQFWLNTADADVEKMLKFFTFLSEEEIAELMVATTEDAAARKAQRRLAEEVTKFVHGEDAVKTAELMTNVLFGKADVANLSRDEVAALAGNVPSFEIAAEPINVVDLVVAAGMEASKTRAREAVTNGAIRVNGEQITDIETVIDPAANYEGDFVIVKRGKKKWAVARVK, encoded by the coding sequence ATGACTGAAAATATTCTACAAGAATTAGCATGGCGTGGCGCAATTAACCAACAAACAGACGAACAAGGTTTGTTGGCAGAAATGGAAAAGGGACAAATTGGGGTATACGTTGGGATTGACCCAACTGGATCATCAATGCATATTGGACACTTGATTCCATTTATGATGTTGAAGCGATTCCAAAAAGCCGGACAACGCCCAGTTATCGTTGTGGGTGGTGCTACTGGTTCAATTGGTGACCCATCAGGTAAGAAGTCAGAACGTGCGATGATTTCAGAAGAAGACGTGACATACAACGTAGCAAAAATCCGCGAACAAATGACAAAGTTGTTTGGTAAAGATGGATTTGCGATTGTGAACAACCGTGACTGGCTTGGAGAATTGACATTGATCGACTTCTTGCGTGATTACGGAAAGATGTTCTCAATTAACACAATGTTGGCAAAGGATATTGTGGCTTCTCGTTTGGAAACAGGAATTTCATTCACTGAATTTACTTACCAAATCATGCAAGCAATTGATTTCCATGAATTGTGGACACGTGAAAACGTACGTTTGCAATTGGGTGGTTCTGACCAATGGGGAAACATTACAGGTGGAATCGACCTAATCCACAAGCTAGAAGGATCAGATGCACCAGCCTTCGGATTGACAGTACCATTGCTATTGAAGTCAGACGGAACAAAGTTTGGTAAGTCTGAAGGGGGAGCTATTTGGTTGGACCCTGAAAAGACAACACCTTACGAATTCTTCCAATTCTGGTTGAATACAGCGGATGCTGACGTAGAAAAGATGTTGAAGTTCTTTACTTTCTTGTCAGAAGAAGAAATCGCTGAATTGATGGTTGCGACTACTGAAGACGCTGCTGCTCGTAAGGCTCAACGTCGTTTGGCTGAAGAAGTAACTAAGTTTGTTCATGGAGAAGACGCTGTTAAGACAGCTGAACTAATGACAAACGTTTTGTTTGGTAAGGCAGATGTAGCCAACTTGTCACGTGACGAAGTTGCGGCATTGGCTGGTAATGTGCCAAGTTTTGAAATCGCTGCAGAACCAATCAACGTTGTTGATTTGGTTGTTGCTGCAGGGATGGAAGCCTCAAAGACACGTGCACGTGAAGCTGTGACTAACGGTGCTATTCGTGTAAATGGTGAACAAATCACTGATATCGAAACAGTTATCGATCCAGCTGCTAATTACGAAGGAGACTTTGTCATTGTAAAGCGTGGAAAGAAGAAGTGGGCTGTGGCACGCGTTAAGTAA
- a CDS encoding nucleobase:cation symporter-2 family protein, with translation METTQPNPFKSAILGLQHVLAMYSGGILVPLLIGTALQFNAQQMTVLISADIFMTGIGTLLQLKRTAFTGIGLPVVLGSAIQSVTPMINIGSTLGIGAMYGAAMGAGIFIILISSLFAKLRNYFPPVVTGSLITVIGFSLIPIAIMNLGGGDPEAANFGDLSHLLVGLVTMLIIVGLTLFAKNFTKAIAVLLGIIGGTIFASFLGEVSLAPIGSAAWFQVPTPFVFGTPSFHLSAIITMSVVALTSLIESTGVYFALSDLTGDKLTEKDLARGYRAEGLAVTVSAIFGAFPYSTFSQNVGVVRLSGLKSKRPIYYAAGILLLIGLLPKIGALATIIPNSVLGGAMFILFGTIGIQGITILSKVDFSTDRNLMIAAISISAGIGVAMYPQIFQQLPDMVRLIIQNAVVVTSMLAVFLNIVLPNREKELV, from the coding sequence ATGGAAACGACGCAGCCAAATCCCTTTAAATCAGCAATTCTAGGACTACAACACGTTCTAGCAATGTATTCTGGGGGAATTTTAGTTCCGCTTTTAATTGGAACGGCCCTGCAATTTAATGCACAACAAATGACCGTTTTGATTTCAGCCGATATCTTTATGACTGGAATTGGAACTTTGTTGCAATTGAAGCGCACAGCCTTTACGGGAATTGGTCTGCCGGTTGTCTTAGGATCAGCTATTCAATCCGTCACACCAATGATTAATATTGGAAGTACTCTAGGAATTGGTGCCATGTATGGTGCTGCAATGGGAGCCGGAATCTTTATTATTTTGATTTCAAGTCTCTTTGCAAAGTTACGTAACTACTTCCCACCTGTTGTAACGGGATCATTGATTACTGTTATTGGATTCTCATTGATTCCAATTGCTATCATGAATTTAGGTGGTGGTGATCCTGAAGCCGCAAACTTTGGTGACTTATCACATCTATTAGTTGGATTAGTGACCATGTTAATCATTGTTGGATTGACTTTGTTTGCTAAGAATTTTACGAAGGCAATCGCCGTATTGTTGGGTATTATTGGTGGAACAATCTTTGCTTCATTCTTGGGTGAAGTATCATTGGCGCCAATTGGCTCAGCCGCTTGGTTCCAAGTACCAACACCGTTTGTCTTTGGAACACCAAGTTTCCATCTATCAGCCATTATCACAATGAGTGTGGTGGCGCTGACATCATTGATTGAATCAACTGGTGTTTACTTTGCTTTGTCAGATTTGACAGGGGATAAGTTGACGGAAAAAGATTTGGCACGTGGATACCGTGCAGAAGGATTAGCTGTTACTGTATCAGCTATCTTCGGAGCATTTCCATATTCAACGTTCTCACAAAATGTGGGAGTTGTTCGTTTGTCAGGTTTGAAGTCTAAGCGTCCCATTTATTACGCTGCCGGTATTTTGCTATTGATTGGACTATTACCAAAGATTGGTGCGTTAGCAACGATCATTCCAAATTCAGTTTTGGGTGGCGCAATGTTCATCTTATTTGGTACGATTGGTATTCAAGGTATTACAATTTTGAGTAAGGTTGATTTTTCAACAGATCGTAATTTGATGATTGCGGCTATTTCTATTAGTGCTGGTATTGGGGTGGCAATGTACCCTCAAATTTTCCAACAATTACCAGACATGGTTCGTTTGATTATCCAAAATGCGGTTGTGGTAACGTCAATGCTAGCGGTATTTCTTAATATTGTGCTACCAAATCGAGAAAAGGAGCTTGTATAA
- a CDS encoding xanthine phosphoribosyltransferase, with translation MQLLEEKIRREGRVLGTEVLKVDNFLNHQVDPELMAAMGREFAQLFADKGITKVMTVESSGIAPAVFTALELQVPMVFARKKKSLTLTDDNYTADVYSFTKQETNHIIVDKRFISSNDKVLLIDDFLANGQAVQGMMEILDAADADLVGVGIVIEKTFQKGRELLDEKGIHVESLARISAFEDGQVVFAD, from the coding sequence ATGCAATTGTTAGAAGAAAAAATTCGTCGCGAGGGACGTGTCTTAGGGACAGAGGTCTTGAAAGTTGATAATTTCTTGAACCACCAAGTGGATCCAGAATTAATGGCGGCCATGGGACGTGAATTTGCGCAATTATTTGCGGATAAGGGAATTACAAAGGTCATGACTGTGGAATCTTCAGGTATCGCACCTGCTGTCTTTACCGCTTTGGAACTACAAGTGCCAATGGTATTTGCACGTAAGAAGAAGTCATTGACGCTAACAGATGATAATTACACAGCTGACGTCTATTCATTTACAAAGCAAGAAACAAACCACATCATTGTGGATAAGCGTTTTATCAGTTCAAATGATAAGGTGCTTTTGATTGATGATTTCTTGGCCAATGGACAAGCGGTTCAAGGAATGATGGAAATCTTAGACGCCGCTGATGCTGACTTGGTTGGTGTTGGTATTGTTATTGAAAAGACTTTCCAAAAGGGTCGTGAACTACTAGATGAAAAGGGGATTCACGTTGAGTCTCTAGCACGTATTAGTGCATTTGAAGATGGACAAGTTGTTTTCGCAGACTAA
- the gndA gene encoding NADP-dependent phosphogluconate dehydrogenase, whose product MKEADFGVVGLAVMGRNLALNVESRGYTVAVYNRSSERTEDLVETHADKHFVPTYSVKEFVASIKTPRRILMMVKAGAPTDATIDELLPYLDEGDILLDGGNTFFEDTIARSERLAHSGVNFIGMGVSGGELGALQGPSMMPGGQRAAYDLVEPILKQIAAKAPEDGKPTVAYVGPDGAGHYVKMVHNGIEYGDMQLIAEAYDLLKRVVGLNKDELAKTFATWNDGELNSYLTEITADILTRDDDLGSGKPMVEMILDRAGNKGTGKWSSQSALEIGAPQSLITESVYARYLSAMKDDRMIAADVLAGPEFVFSGDKQATIEDIREALYFGKIMSYAQGFDQLRLASNHYGWQLQYGELAQLWRAGAIIRARFLQRITDAYDVNPDLHNLLLDPYFQEIAEKYQASARRVIALAVAAGIPVPSLSSAIAYYDSYRSAVLPANLIQAQRDYFGAHTYERVDKPAGEMYHYSWYDEA is encoded by the coding sequence ATGAAAGAAGCAGATTTTGGTGTTGTCGGATTAGCCGTGATGGGTCGTAATTTGGCATTGAACGTTGAATCACGTGGATATACGGTGGCCGTATATAATCGTTCATCAGAACGTACAGAAGATTTAGTTGAAACTCATGCAGATAAGCATTTTGTACCAACATACTCAGTGAAGGAGTTTGTTGCATCTATTAAAACACCTCGCCGTATTCTTATGATGGTTAAAGCGGGTGCCCCAACTGATGCCACTATTGATGAGTTATTACCCTACTTGGATGAAGGGGATATTTTATTGGACGGTGGAAACACATTCTTTGAAGATACAATTGCACGCTCGGAACGCCTAGCACATTCCGGTGTTAATTTCATTGGAATGGGTGTCTCAGGTGGTGAGTTGGGTGCCTTGCAAGGACCTTCAATGATGCCTGGTGGGCAACGTGCAGCGTATGATTTAGTAGAACCTATTCTAAAACAAATTGCAGCTAAAGCACCAGAAGATGGGAAGCCAACGGTTGCATATGTGGGACCGGATGGTGCAGGTCATTATGTCAAAATGGTTCACAATGGTATTGAATATGGCGATATGCAATTGATTGCGGAAGCTTATGATCTCCTAAAACGTGTTGTTGGATTGAATAAGGATGAACTAGCCAAGACATTTGCGACATGGAACGATGGAGAATTGAATTCTTATCTAACAGAAATTACAGCAGACATTCTGACACGAGATGATGATTTAGGATCAGGAAAGCCAATGGTAGAGATGATTCTAGACCGTGCTGGAAACAAGGGTACGGGTAAATGGTCATCACAATCTGCGTTGGAGATTGGAGCACCACAATCATTGATTACAGAATCTGTGTATGCACGATACTTGTCAGCCATGAAGGATGACCGTATGATTGCGGCAGATGTTTTAGCGGGACCTGAATTTGTATTCTCGGGTGATAAGCAGGCAACCATTGAAGACATTCGCGAAGCGCTCTACTTTGGTAAAATCATGTCTTATGCGCAAGGATTTGACCAATTACGTCTGGCCTCTAACCATTATGGATGGCAGCTGCAATATGGCGAACTAGCCCAATTATGGCGCGCGGGGGCCATTATTCGTGCACGTTTCTTGCAACGAATTACAGATGCGTACGATGTTAATCCTGACCTACACAATTTGTTGTTAGATCCATACTTCCAAGAAATTGCGGAAAAGTATCAAGCATCTGCCCGTCGAGTAATTGCATTAGCAGTAGCGGCTGGTATTCCAGTACCGTCATTGTCTTCAGCGATTGCATACTATGATTCATATCGCTCTGCAGTATTGCCAGCTAATTTAATCCAAGCACAACGTGATTATTTTGGTGCACATACGTATGAACGTGTCGATAAGCCTGCGGGTGAGATGTATCACTACTCTTGGTATGATGAAGCGTAA